Proteins from a genomic interval of Sphingomonas sp. Y38-1Y:
- a CDS encoding tetratricopeptide repeat protein, producing MSSSDLAKARRLDGWKSIAAYFNRDRTTVMRWARERALPVRRLPGGKQGSVFAFEDELAAWALQQGDAEPDVVAPAPPTDPEPEVDAPAPPPAPPVRRMRGRTPIALAGAVVAVAVVAGVVLWRDPAPAALAMPRDPAVASTYVAARDAWARRTPEDLNHAIKLYQQVIARDPGFAPAHAGLAEAWLILHEYGSLDEPTAFRRARAAAEAALAIDPELPAANRAMGFIDYWWSGDADRALSRFQRAIDHDPRDWQTHFWLANVLAYMGRDAGAQQQYEMARLLSPGSRVIDVEQACSHWLAGRDTLAIAQLTTLAQAMPGDATIQTCLSWARIGQGDIAGYARAVRERARLRGDPQLLERSAALDAAVASDPARAIAVVIAQAREEIAAGARRQREAPAFFASSMGDRASLLALLTEAVDLGERWSTRPLTRRIAARWQGDAAIMALLRRVMVTDA from the coding sequence ATGTCGAGTTCTGATCTTGCCAAAGCAAGGCGTCTCGACGGTTGGAAGTCTATCGCCGCCTATTTCAACCGCGACCGTACGACGGTGATGCGCTGGGCGCGCGAACGGGCATTGCCCGTTCGGCGGCTGCCCGGCGGGAAGCAGGGATCGGTCTTCGCGTTCGAGGACGAGCTTGCCGCCTGGGCGCTCCAGCAGGGGGATGCGGAGCCGGACGTGGTCGCGCCTGCGCCGCCGACCGATCCCGAGCCGGAAGTCGATGCGCCTGCGCCGCCGCCTGCGCCCCCGGTCCGGCGAATGCGAGGGCGGACGCCGATCGCGCTGGCGGGCGCGGTGGTGGCGGTCGCGGTCGTTGCCGGGGTGGTGCTCTGGCGTGATCCGGCGCCCGCGGCGCTGGCGATGCCGCGTGATCCTGCCGTCGCCAGCACCTATGTCGCCGCGCGCGACGCCTGGGCACGGCGGACGCCCGAGGATCTGAACCACGCGATCAAGCTCTACCAGCAGGTGATCGCGCGCGATCCGGGCTTTGCGCCGGCGCATGCCGGGCTCGCCGAGGCGTGGCTGATCCTCCACGAATATGGCAGCCTGGACGAGCCGACCGCCTTTCGCCGCGCGCGGGCGGCGGCGGAGGCGGCGCTGGCGATCGATCCGGAGCTGCCGGCCGCGAACCGGGCGATGGGCTTCATCGACTATTGGTGGTCGGGCGATGCCGATCGGGCGCTCTCACGGTTTCAGCGCGCGATCGACCATGATCCGCGCGATTGGCAGACGCATTTCTGGCTGGCCAATGTGCTTGCCTATATGGGCCGTGACGCGGGTGCCCAGCAGCAGTACGAGATGGCGCGGCTGTTGTCGCCCGGTTCGCGGGTGATCGATGTCGAGCAGGCATGCTCGCACTGGCTGGCCGGGCGCGACACGCTCGCGATCGCCCAGCTGACCACGCTTGCGCAGGCGATGCCGGGCGATGCGACGATCCAGACCTGCCTGTCCTGGGCTCGGATCGGGCAGGGCGACATCGCCGGCTATGCCCGGGCGGTGCGCGAGCGGGCGCGGCTGCGCGGCGACCCGCAGCTGCTCGAACGGTCGGCGGCACTGGACGCGGCCGTGGCGAGCGACCCGGCGCGCGCGATCGCGGTCGTCATCGCCCAGGCGCGGGAGGAAATCGCGGCCGGCGCCCGACGGCAGCGGGAGGCGCCAGCCTTCTTCGCGTCGTCGATGGGGGATCGTGCGTCGCTGCTTGCGTTGCTGACCGAGGCAGTCGATCTGGGCGAGCGCTGGTCGACCCGGCCGCTCACCCGGCGCATCGCCGCGCGCTGGCAGGGCGACGCGGCCATCATGGCGCTGCTCCGCCGAGTCATGGTGACCGACGCGTAG
- the acnA gene encoding aconitate hydratase AcnA: MTAIGNDTLGTRDTLTVGGKSYQYYSLAKAAAKLGDVSRLPFSMKVLLENMLRFEDGTTVTPDDAQAIVDWQKERRSDREIQYRPARVLMQDFTGVPCVVDLAAMRDAITGLGGDAAKINPQVPVHLVIDHSVMVDEFGTPKAFEQNVEIEYQRNGERYEFLKWGSKALDNFSVVPPGTGICHQVNLEYVSQAIWSSDAPDGSTIAYPDTLVGTDSHTTMVNGLGVLGWGVGGIEAEAAMLGQPVSMLIPEVVGFKLTGKLSEGITATDLVLTVTQMLRAKGVVGRFVEFYGPGLASMSLADRATIANMAPEYGATCGFFPVDDRTLDYMRLTARSEENVALVEAYAKANGFWRHDDAEDPVFTDTLELDMSTVVPSLAGPKRPQDRVPLTDVDDVFNGDLAKVYKKDAPARVGVEGESHDIGDGDVVIAAITSCTNTSNPSVLVAAGLVARKAREKGLSPKPWVKTSLAPGSQVVTDYLEKAGLQADLDAVGFNLVGYGCTTCIGNSGPLAEPISAAINGNDIVAASVLSGNRNFEGRVSPDVRANFLASPPLVVAYALKGTVTEDIYSTPLGEGTDGPVFLKDVWPSNDEVRQVIEANIDDEMFRSRYSNVYAGDRHWAGISVEGSDTYAWPPASTYIANPPYFEGMDMTPAPVGDIVEAKPLAILGDSITTDHISPAGSIKADSPAGKWLMEHQVSKGDFNSYGARRGHHEVMMRGTFANIRIKNEMVPGIEGGMTRYGQEVMPIYDAAQRHKADGTPLVVIGGKEYGTGSSRDWAAKGTNLLGVRAVITESFERIHRSNLVGMGVLPLVFADGVTRQTLGLTGDETFTILGVASLKPRQDVEVELTRADGTKETFLTKCRIDTANELEYFLNGGILQYVLRKLAA, from the coding sequence GACGCGCAGGCGATCGTCGACTGGCAGAAGGAGCGCCGCAGCGACCGCGAGATCCAGTATCGCCCCGCGCGCGTGCTGATGCAGGACTTCACCGGCGTCCCCTGCGTCGTCGACCTGGCGGCGATGCGCGACGCGATCACCGGCCTGGGCGGCGACGCGGCCAAGATCAATCCGCAGGTCCCCGTCCATCTCGTGATCGACCACTCGGTGATGGTCGACGAGTTCGGCACGCCCAAGGCGTTCGAGCAGAATGTCGAGATCGAGTATCAGCGCAACGGCGAGCGCTACGAGTTCCTGAAGTGGGGATCGAAGGCGCTCGACAATTTCTCGGTCGTTCCGCCGGGCACGGGCATCTGCCACCAGGTGAACCTGGAGTATGTCAGCCAGGCGATCTGGTCGTCGGACGCACCCGACGGCTCGACCATCGCCTATCCCGACACGCTGGTCGGCACCGACAGCCACACGACGATGGTCAACGGGCTGGGCGTGCTCGGCTGGGGCGTCGGCGGGATCGAGGCGGAGGCGGCGATGCTCGGCCAGCCCGTGTCGATGCTGATCCCGGAAGTCGTCGGCTTCAAGCTGACCGGCAAGCTGTCGGAGGGCATCACCGCCACCGACCTGGTCCTCACCGTCACGCAGATGCTGCGCGCCAAGGGCGTGGTCGGTCGCTTCGTGGAGTTCTATGGCCCCGGCCTCGCCTCGATGAGCCTCGCCGATCGGGCGACGATCGCCAACATGGCGCCCGAATATGGCGCGACCTGCGGCTTCTTCCCCGTCGACGATCGCACGCTCGACTATATGCGTCTCACCGCCCGCTCGGAAGAGAATGTCGCGCTGGTCGAGGCTTATGCCAAGGCGAACGGCTTCTGGCGCCATGACGATGCCGAGGATCCCGTGTTCACCGACACGCTCGAGCTCGACATGTCGACCGTCGTTCCCAGCCTCGCCGGCCCGAAGCGCCCGCAGGACCGCGTGCCGCTGACCGACGTCGACGACGTGTTCAACGGCGACCTCGCCAAGGTCTACAAGAAGGACGCCCCCGCCCGCGTCGGCGTCGAGGGTGAAAGCCACGACATCGGCGACGGCGACGTCGTCATCGCCGCGATCACCAGTTGCACCAACACCTCGAACCCGTCGGTGCTCGTCGCCGCCGGCCTCGTCGCCCGCAAGGCGCGCGAGAAGGGCCTCAGCCCCAAGCCGTGGGTCAAGACCTCGCTCGCCCCCGGATCGCAGGTCGTCACCGACTATCTGGAGAAGGCGGGGCTGCAGGCCGATCTCGACGCGGTCGGCTTCAACCTCGTCGGCTATGGCTGCACGACCTGCATCGGCAATTCGGGTCCGCTGGCGGAGCCGATCTCGGCCGCGATCAACGGCAACGACATCGTCGCCGCCTCGGTCCTCTCGGGCAACCGCAACTTCGAGGGCCGCGTGTCGCCCGACGTGCGCGCCAACTTCCTCGCTTCGCCGCCGCTCGTCGTCGCCTACGCGCTAAAGGGCACGGTGACCGAGGACATCTACTCGACGCCGCTGGGCGAAGGCACCGACGGCCCGGTCTTCCTCAAGGACGTCTGGCCCTCGAACGACGAGGTCCGCCAGGTGATCGAGGCGAACATCGATGACGAGATGTTCCGCTCGCGCTACTCGAACGTCTATGCCGGTGATCGCCACTGGGCGGGCATCAGCGTCGAGGGGTCGGACACCTATGCGTGGCCGCCCGCTTCGACCTATATCGCCAACCCGCCGTATTTCGAGGGCATGGACATGACGCCGGCGCCGGTCGGCGACATCGTCGAGGCCAAGCCGCTGGCGATCCTGGGCGATTCGATCACTACCGACCACATCAGCCCTGCGGGCTCGATCAAGGCCGACAGCCCGGCGGGCAAGTGGCTGATGGAGCATCAGGTCTCGAAGGGCGACTTCAACAGCTATGGCGCGCGCCGTGGCCATCACGAGGTCATGATGCGCGGCACCTTCGCCAACATCCGCATCAAGAACGAGATGGTCCCCGGCATCGAGGGCGGCATGACTCGCTATGGCCAGGAGGTCATGCCGATCTATGACGCCGCACAGCGTCACAAGGCGGACGGCACGCCGCTCGTTGTCATCGGCGGTAAGGAATATGGCACCGGCTCGTCGCGCGACTGGGCGGCGAAGGGCACCAACCTGCTCGGCGTCCGCGCGGTCATCACCGAGAGCTTCGAGCGCATCCACCGCTCGAACCTGGTCGGCATGGGCGTGCTGCCGCTGGTCTTTGCGGACGGCGTGACGCGCCAGACGCTGGGCCTGACCGGCGACGAAACCTTCACGATCCTGGGCGTCGCCTCGCTCAAGCCGCGCCAGGACGTCGAGGTCGAACTGACGCGCGCCGACGGCACCAAGGAGACGTTCCTGACCAAGTGCCGCATCGATACCGCCAACGAGCTGGAGTATTTCCTCAATGGCGGCATCCTCCAGTACGTGCTGCGCAAGCTCGCCGCCTGA